In Gadus chalcogrammus isolate NIFS_2021 chromosome 23, NIFS_Gcha_1.0, whole genome shotgun sequence, a genomic segment contains:
- the LOC130377572 gene encoding uncharacterized protein LOC130377572, producing MYTFEDFKHFYVLSFVNRFASYDHLMAFWSLIEPCLYKMVRVSRAKSAAQKNEEVVAPARASTRQLLQPIDELFLFLNYLSAGLKERDLANRFRIHQSTVSRIIATWTCFLATALGSICIWLTPAEVQAYLPEEFRDYPDTQVILDCTELRCQTPSSPLLQSEMYSTYKSHCTMKGLVGIAPHGAVTFISALYGGSVSDKEMFKQSGIAELLTENMAVMVDKGFVISDCCKSKVYCPPFLSKNKQMPACQVKETQAIARLRVHVERVIRRIKENRLFDGTITLSNAYNINEIFAVACLLSNYQNKAIVKKWVK from the exons ATGTATACTTTTGAAGATTTTAAACATTTTTATGTGCTGTCTTTTGTGAATAGATTTGCCAGCTATGACCACCTGATGGCATTTTGGTCTTTGATCGAGCCTTGTCTATACAAGATGGTCCGTGTCTCCAGAGCCAAATCAGCTGCCCAGAAAAACGAAGAAGTGGTCGCACCTGCACGTGCATCAACG agacagctgctccagcccatagatgaactctttctttttcttaacTATCTTTCGGCTGGATTGAAGGAGAGAGACCTGGCAAATCGCTTTAGAATTCACCAGTCCACAGTGAGCCGCATCATTGCCACATGGACTTGTTTTCTGGCCACAGCACTAGGGTCTATTTGCATTTGGCTCACACCTGCAGAGGTACAGGCTTACCTCCCGGAGGAATTCCGTGATTACCCGGACACCCAGGTAATTCTTGATTGCACCGAGCTTAGATGCCAAAccccatcctcacccctccttcaAAGTGAGATGTACTCTACGTACAAATCCCACTGCACCATGAAAGGCTTGGTTGGCATAGCCCCACATGGTGCAGTGACATTCATTTCCGCATTGTATGGTGGCTCAGTTAGCGACAAGGAAATGTTCAAACAGTCAGGAATCGCTGAGTTGCTGACCGAAAACATGGCCGTTATGGTCGATAAAGGCTTCGTAATCAGTGATTGCTGCAAAAGCAAAGTTTACTGCCCACCCTTTCTGTCAAAGAACAAACAGATGCCAGCATGCCAGGTGAAGGAGACACAGGCCATAGCCAGATTGCGGGTGCACGTAGAGCGTGTCATTCGGAGGATAAAGGAGAACCGGCTTTTTGATGGCACCATCACCCTGTCAAATGCGTACAATATCAATGAAATATTTGCAGTTGCCTGTCTGCTGTCAAATTACCAAAACAAGGCAATCGTCAAAAAATGGGTTAAGTGA
- the LOC130377596 gene encoding uncharacterized protein LOC130377596, which translates to MQAFSTSLGNQKVTLEDLLEAEASIIAFCQQERFPTEFAALTSGKPQVPRSSSIFRLDPVLDGGLLRVGGRLNKAAIPEDIKHPLILSKDQHISDLILRHIHLQLGHGGRNHVLSAARRKYWITSGPTAVRRIISRCLICKLHGGKAGEQKMADLPEERVVPDLPPFTNVGVDYFGPVDVRRGRSIVKRYGVVFTCMTSRAVHLEVAYSLDTDSCINALRRFICRRGQVSHLRSDNGTNFVSAERELREALASLNHDRIERALSKRGIKWSFNPPAGSHHGGAWERMIRMIRKILRSVLRQQTLDDEGFHTVLCEAEAMLNDRPITRLSEDPNDLEALTPNHLLLLKGKPVLPPGLFDKRDVYARRRWKQTQYISDLFWKRWIREYLPLLQERQKWNQEKRSFVPGDLVMVADSTAPRGAVERSRGCVVQLTSGQRSEAFNLIPVC; encoded by the exons ATGCAAGCTTTCTCAACGTCACTTGGGAATCAGAAAGTGACGCTGGAAGATCTCTTGGAGGCTGAGGCCTCCATAATCGCTTTTTGCCAGCAAGAGAGATTCCCAACCGAATTTGCTGCACTAACCTCTGGCAAGCCACAAGTGCCAAGAAGTAGCAGCATCTTCAGATTGGATCCAGTTTTAGATGGAGGACTTCTACGAGTTGGGGGACGGCTGAATAAGGCAGCAATCCCTGAGGACATTAAACATCCCCTCATCTTGTCAAAAGACCAACACATCTCCGACCTTATCCTCCGTCATATCCATCTACAGCTCGGACATGGAGGCAGAAATCATGTTCTTTCTGCTGCAAGGAGAAAATACTGGATAACGAGTGGACCTACTGCAGTGAGGAGGATCATATCCAGATGCCTCATCTGTAAGCTCCATGGTGGAAAGGCAGGTGAGCAAAAAATGGCAGACCTGCCAGAAGAGAGAGTGGTCCCTGATCTACCACCATTTACTAACGTTGGCGTAGATTACTTTGGGCCAGTTGACGTGAGAAGAGGCCGTAGCATCGTGAAAAGATATGGAGTGGTTTTCACTTGTATGACGAGCAGGGCTGTGCACCTGGAAGTGGCCTATTCTCTCGACACAGACTCGTGCATCAACGCATTGCGTAGATTCATCTGTCGAAGAGGACAAGTCTCACACTTAAGATCCGACAATGGCACCAACTTTGTCAGTGCAGAAAGAGAGCTGCGAGAAGCCTTAGCCTCTTTGAATCACGACCGCATTGAAAGAGCCTTGTCCAAAAGAGGAATCAAGTGGAGCTTTAACCCTCCAGCTGGGTCGCATCACGGAGGCGCTTGGGAGCGCATGATCCGGATGATCAGGAAGATTTTGCGCTCGGTGCTCCGTCAGCAAACCCTGGATGACGAAGGGTTCCATACTGTGCTCTGTGAGGCTGAAGCTATGCTCAACGATCGCCCCATCACAAGGCTATCTGAGGACCCTAACGACCTTGAGGCATTGACGCCAAACCATCTGCTGCTACTCAAAGGAAAACCAGTTCTCCCACCGGGACTGTTCGACAAAAGGGATGTTTATGCTAGGAGAAGATGGAAACAAACCCAGTACATCTCGGATCTCTTTTGGAAGAGGTGGATCCGTGAGTACCTCCCGCTTTTACAGGAGCGTCAAAAATGGAACCAGGAGAAGAGGAGTTTTGTTCCTGGAGACCTAGTCATGGTTGCAGACTCCACAGCACCACGTGGTGCTGTGGAGAGGTCTA GGGGCTGTGTGGTTCAGTTGACCTCGGGTCAGCGGAGTGAGGCATTTAACCTGATCCCCGTGTGTTAA